The Vicia villosa cultivar HV-30 ecotype Madison, WI linkage group LG1, Vvil1.0, whole genome shotgun sequence genome includes a region encoding these proteins:
- the LOC131643434 gene encoding cysteine-rich receptor-like protein kinase 10, giving the protein MEVSSKTNKHSRTSFQPIFLLILVCFMNFATAKAKNDDDIPSVSCSDNNETTPNSVFQLNLKSLLSYLSSNATANKEFYSTTVADINNSSNTVYGMFMCMGDVPAHLCSQCVTYMTHYNLSDSVINSDCSLSKEVVMSNDNCMVRYSNNSFLSTADLIHYSSSCTSVNMSNQAILEGLVSETLNGVADEAANFSTGVKKYATKEAMISEFQTLYFQAQCTPNLSPQDCRKCLNGTIKWLLQSCESKSSNIIVGNSETYSCYIRNDLYPFYRPSNAPTPQELVPASNTIDSKYSQHLSYLSHNCSSNESMNYDFQLHLTTLFSFLSSNATETSFFKTTVDTFHGLFMCRGDISLSPTMCQLCVQYAIKRISSECPSSSEAVIWYDKCLLRYSYHFLISDIDTTVPKFHQFNMANTSHLNMLQSFTNWKLADILSEVPNLQTGDSSIKNYETTSVKLNKRQTIYTLAQCTPDLSDEDCDSCLQSIFQNEIPWNSLASPEGKILYPSCYMMFGLSQFYNNGDEAEEFGHVNPPPTTKENEKRSFRTIVVVVPTILSTLLLAFSCYLLRKRARKIGHESTTLEGLQFEMAIIKTATNNFSHENKIGEGGFGQVYKGILSDGRHVAVKRLSSSSNQGIVEFKNEILLIAKLQQRNLVALIGFCLEDKEKILIYEYVPNGSLDYLLFDTQQQCLSWDARYKIIGGTALGILYLHEYSRLKVIHRDLKPSNVLLDENMNPKISDFGMARMVQINEDRGHTNKIAGTWGYMSPEYVMFGQFSEKSDVFSFGVIVLEIITGKRNISPYDPHHIAEGLTSYVWRQWINETPLIILDSKIENYSFIEVIKCIQIGLLCVQENPNVRPTISTVVSYLNSHSPELPSPQEPAFFIHSRMNQEVTAQMESSSANNFVSYSVNEMSISEFYPRQ; this is encoded by the exons ATGGAAGTGTCATCAAAGACTAACAAACACAGCAGGACGTCTTTCCAACCCATCTTTCTCCTTATTCTTGTTTGCTTTATGAATTTTGCAACTGCTAAAGCAAAGAACGATGATGATATTCCATCGGTGTCTTGCTCAGACAACAATGAAACTACTCCAAATAGTGTGTTTCAGTTGAATCTCAAGAGCCTTCTCTCATATTTATCTTCCAACGCTACTGCCAACAAAGAGTTCTACAGCACCACAGTAGCAGACATAAACAACTCCTCCAATACAGTCTATGGTATGTTTATGTGCATGGGTGATGTCCCTGCTCATCTATGTAGTCAGTGTGTTACATATATGACTCATTACAATTTATCAGACTCAGTAATAAACTCTGATTGTTCCCTGTCCAAAGAGGTTGTGATGAGCAATGACAATTGCATGGTCCGATATTCCAACAACTCATTCTTGTCCACTGCTGACTTAATTCACTATTCTAGCTCTTGCACCTCTGTCAACATGTCAAATCAGGCAATACTTGAGGGTTTAGTTTCTGAAACTTTGAATGGAGTGGCAGATGAGGCAGCCAATTTTTCAACTGGAGTCAAGAAATACGCTACAAAGGAAGCAATGATATCTGAATTTCAAACCCTTTATTTTCAAGCTCAGTGCACACCTAACCTGTCACCACAAGATTGTCGAAAATGTCTGAATGGAACCATAAAGTGGTTACTTCAGTCTTGTGAAAGTAAAAGTAGCAATATAATAGTAGGGAACTCTGAAACCTACAGTTGTTACATCAGAAATGATTTGTACCCTTTTTATCGCCCTAGTAATGCTCCAACCCCACAAGAACTTGTCCCAGCTTCCAATACAATTGATTCAAAATACTCGCAGCATCTTTCTTATCTTTCCCACAATTGCTCAAGCAATGAAAGCATGAATTATGATTTTCAGTTACATCTCACAACATTATTCTCTTTTCTATCTTCAAATGCCACCGAAACTAGTTTTTTCAAGACGACTGTGGACACATTCCATGGTCTCTTTATGTGTCGTGGTGATATATCCCTCTCCCCAACCATGTGTCAGTTATGTGTCCAATATGCAATCAAAAGAATATCATCAGAGTGCCCTTCCTCCAGTGAAGCTGTAATTTGGTACGATAAATGCTTACTCCGTTATTCCTATCATTTTCTCATTTCAGATATTGATACAACCGTACCTAAATTTCACCAATTCAATATGGCCAATACTTCTCACCTCAACATGCTGCAAAGCTTCACTAATTGGAAACTTGCAGATATTTTATCTGAAGTGCCAAATTTGCAGACAGGAGATAGTTCTATAAAGAATTATGAAACAACATCGGTAAAATTAAATAAACGTCAAACCATTTACACTCTTGCTCAGTGTACACCAGATCTGTCTGATGAGGATTGTGACTCTTGCTTGCAAAGCATTTTCCAGAACGAAATTCCTTGGAATAGTTTGGCAAGTCCCGAGGGGAAAATTCTATATCCAAGCTGCTATATGATGTTTGGATTGTCCCAATTCTACAACAATGGTGATGAAGCAGAGGAGTTTGGGCATGTTAATCCTCCTCCAACAACTAAAG AAAATGAAAAAAGAAGCTTCCGAACGATCGTAGTTGTTGTCCCGACCATCCTTTCAACATTACTATTAGCTTTTTCCTGCTATTTGCTAAGGAAAAGAGCGAGAAAGA TTGGTCATGAAAGTACCACTTTAGAGGGTTTGCAATTCGAAATGGCTATAATTAAAACTGCAACAAACAACTTTTCACATGAAAACAAGATTGGCGAAGGTGGATTTGGACAAGTTTACAAG GGAATTCTTTCTGATGGAAGACACGTAGCTGTTAAGAGACTCTCATCAAGTTCAAATCAAGGCATAGTTGAGTTCAAGAATGAAATTTTATTGATAGCCAAGTTACAACAAAGAAATCTCGTGGCATTAATAGGCTTTTGCCTAGAAGACAAAGAGAAGATTCTTATTTATGAATATGTGCCAAATGGGAGCCTTGATTACTTATTATTTG ATACTCAACAACAATGTTTAAGTTGGGATGCACGTTACAAAATTATTGGAGGAACGGCTTTAGGAATTCTTTATTTGCATGAATATTCTCGTCTCAAAGTCATACATCGGGATCTTAAACCAAGTAATGTTCTATTAGATGAAAATATGAATCCTAAAATATCAGATTTTGGCATGGCTAGAATGGTTCAAATAAATGAAGATCGTGGACATACAAACAAAATTGCTGGAACTTG GGGTTACATGTCTCCAGAATATGTAATGTTTGGACAATTTTCAGAGAAGTCAGATGTTTTTAGTTTTGGTGTCATTGTTTTAGAGATTATTACTGGAAAAAGAAATATAAGTCCTTACGATCCACATCATATTGCCGAAGGCCTCACAAGTTAT GTATGGAGACAGTGGATAAATGAAACTCCATTAATCATATTGGattcaaaaatagaaaattattcttttattgaaGTTATTAAGTGCATACAGATTGGTTTGTTATGTGTTCAAGAAAATCCAAATGTCAGACCAACAATATCAACGGTTGTTTCATATCTCAACAGTCATTCACCAGAATTGCCATCACCACAAGAACCAGCATTTTTCATACACAGCAGAATGAATCAAGAAGTAACTGCACAAATGGAATCAAGTTCTGCCAACAATTTTGTATCATATTCCGTTAACGAGATGTCTATAAGTGAATTTTATCCTCGACAATAG